Proteins from one Eubalaena glacialis isolate mEubGla1 chromosome 8, mEubGla1.1.hap2.+ XY, whole genome shotgun sequence genomic window:
- the LOC133096223 gene encoding ATP synthase subunit g, mitochondrial-like, with translation MAQFVRNLTEKAPALVSAAGTYSKPRLATFWHYAKVELVPPTPAEIPTAIQSLKKIISSAQTGSFKQLTVKEALLNGLVATEVWMWFYVGEIIGKRGVIGYNV, from the coding sequence ATGGCCCAGTTTGTCCGTAACCTCACGGAGAAGGCCCCGGCGCTGGTCAGCGCTGCTGGGACTTACTCGAAGCCTCGACTGGCCACATTTTGGCACTATGCCAAGGTTGAGCTGGTTCCTCCAACCCCTGCTGAGATCCCTACAGCTATTCAGAGcttgaaaaaaattatcagtAGTGCTCAAACTGGTAGCTTCAAACAGCTCACAGTTAAGGAAGCTCTACTGAATGGTTTGGTGGCCACTGAGGTGTGGATGTGGTTTTATGTTGGCGAGATCATAGGCAAGCGTGGCGTCATTGGCTATAATGTTTGA